The following proteins come from a genomic window of Methanocella conradii HZ254:
- a CDS encoding NTP transferase domain-containing protein, with protein sequence MDVLVMAGGKGERMGGIEKPMLLLCGKPLISYVLEALSKSSSIGKIYVAVSPSVPQTSDYIKKWPDKRVSIVMTPGSGYIEDMAFAVRALGHREPLLVVSADLPLITPAIIERVISEYHRCGKEALSVRVEAHGASSRQYLQTNTGVLTIPAGLNVVHGAHIDRAQDEYVLILEDPSLAANVNYRKDLTYCEQIFAGKHGEDERRHLRE encoded by the coding sequence ATGGACGTTCTTGTGATGGCCGGGGGCAAGGGCGAGCGCATGGGCGGCATTGAGAAGCCAATGCTACTGTTATGCGGGAAGCCCCTCATCTCGTATGTCCTGGAGGCATTATCTAAAAGTAGCTCTATCGGGAAGATATACGTAGCCGTATCCCCTAGCGTTCCCCAGACTTCAGACTATATAAAAAAGTGGCCGGATAAAAGGGTCTCCATAGTAATGACGCCTGGCTCTGGCTACATCGAGGACATGGCCTTCGCGGTGCGAGCGCTCGGGCATCGGGAGCCGCTTCTCGTCGTCTCTGCAGACCTCCCTCTTATCACTCCTGCTATAATCGAAAGGGTCATCTCTGAATACCATAGGTGCGGAAAGGAGGCGTTATCGGTCAGGGTGGAGGCGCATGGCGCATCGAGCAGGCAATACTTACAAACGAACACGGGCGTCTTGACCATACCGGCAGGGCTCAACGTGGTACACGGCGCGCACATTGATAGGGCGCAGGACGAATACGTTCTCATCCTGGAAGACCCTTCCCTCGCCGCTAACGTGAATTACCGAAAAGATTTAACTTACTGCGAGCAAATATTTGCCGGGAAGCACGGAGAAGATGAGAGACGACACTTACGCGAGTAA
- a CDS encoding M48 family metalloprotease, with protein sequence MVIDWGMTIRKIIVYGALFMLFMIAIGFLVLMGVNAYLIALMAGGFLFIQYFFSDKLVLWSTGARILEENEAPRLHSIVENLAAEMDIPKPKVAVVQNDIPNAFATGRDKRHAVVAVTTGILNRLNEREMRGVLAHELSHIKNRDMFVVTFASFIVSIVSYVVYFVFAMLFSRDERNYGASMLAWLVSMLFSNTIGVIIINTVSRYREYGADRGSALTTRDPDALISALRKISGGDYNREDAMGLESAKALCISPIAGSVMELLSTHPSIEKRIAYLERIKSEL encoded by the coding sequence ATGGTAATAGATTGGGGCATGACCATCAGGAAGATAATCGTTTACGGCGCATTGTTTATGCTCTTCATGATAGCCATCGGCTTTTTGGTGCTCATGGGCGTAAACGCATACCTGATAGCCTTGATGGCAGGCGGCTTCCTGTTCATCCAGTACTTCTTCTCGGATAAGCTCGTGCTATGGTCGACCGGGGCGCGCATCCTGGAAGAGAACGAGGCTCCGAGGCTTCACAGCATCGTAGAGAACCTGGCGGCGGAGATGGACATCCCGAAGCCAAAGGTCGCCGTGGTGCAGAATGACATACCGAACGCCTTCGCCACGGGCAGGGATAAGAGACACGCGGTGGTGGCAGTCACCACGGGCATCCTTAACAGGCTTAACGAGCGCGAGATGAGAGGGGTGCTGGCGCACGAGCTTTCACACATAAAAAACCGTGACATGTTCGTCGTCACCTTCGCCAGCTTCATCGTGTCTATCGTGAGCTATGTCGTATACTTCGTCTTCGCCATGCTCTTCTCCAGGGATGAGCGTAACTATGGGGCGAGCATGCTAGCCTGGCTCGTGTCCATGCTCTTCTCGAATACAATCGGCGTCATAATCATTAACACGGTCTCCAGGTACAGGGAGTATGGGGCAGACAGGGGGTCCGCCCTTACTACGAGGGACCCGGATGCGCTCATTAGCGCCTTAAGGAAGATATCGGGCGGGGATTATAATAGAGAGGATGCGATGGGCCTGGAATCGGCAAAGGCGCTGTGCATTTCGCCTATCGCCGGGTCGGTTATGGAGCTTTTATCCACTCACCCATCAATCGAGAAGCGCATCGCCTACCTCGAAAGGATCAAGTCCGAGCTATAG
- a CDS encoding ABC transporter permease: MRQELIVAGKEFRDHLTSKRFLAIFGVLLLLAGVGMAMGMDQYNKSLEEYKKSQAEYQQQPWFKEQVASLQKQIADAEASGAAEEEIQALRQQLDMLINPPMPSVLTVFAGLNSSMGIGGGYFSLILMLLSIAIGFDLITREREEGTLKSLLSHPVYRDAVINGKLIGALSILVVVMGSVFMITLAIMLFYGVVPTGNDLIRIAAYFVMALLYSSVFFAIATLFSTLAKNSAMSILLVLGVVIAMIIIPTFAPKIADAVMGPPPEIRPITLPEPTLMQPSENSTPEPIPIAIPWDPAIEQYYRNKQMIIDSIDTISPMYSFDYKISPAILYKQGGYPGPIYALKGFTPYVHEPTIWDSLAYVWTSILALIVELVAPLAASYVMFMRADIR; the protein is encoded by the coding sequence ATGAGGCAAGAGCTAATAGTGGCTGGCAAAGAGTTCAGGGATCATTTGACGAGCAAGCGTTTCCTGGCCATATTCGGAGTCCTGTTGCTCCTCGCAGGGGTGGGCATGGCGATGGGCATGGACCAGTATAATAAGTCTCTTGAGGAGTATAAGAAGAGCCAGGCCGAGTACCAGCAGCAGCCGTGGTTCAAGGAGCAGGTGGCCAGCCTCCAGAAGCAGATCGCCGATGCCGAGGCATCCGGCGCCGCCGAAGAGGAGATACAGGCTCTAAGGCAGCAGCTTGATATGCTGATAAACCCTCCGATGCCCTCGGTGCTGACCGTTTTCGCCGGCCTCAACTCGAGCATGGGCATTGGCGGAGGATACTTTTCCCTCATACTAATGCTGCTATCCATAGCGATAGGGTTTGACCTGATAACGCGGGAGAGGGAGGAGGGCACGCTAAAATCATTGCTATCCCACCCCGTGTATCGTGACGCGGTCATCAATGGCAAGCTCATCGGCGCCCTCTCAATACTGGTGGTAGTCATGGGCAGCGTGTTCATGATCACCCTTGCAATCATGCTTTTCTATGGCGTCGTGCCCACTGGGAATGACCTTATAAGGATTGCCGCGTACTTCGTGATGGCTCTGCTTTATAGCAGCGTATTTTTCGCCATCGCAACGCTTTTCTCTACGCTGGCGAAGAACTCGGCGATGTCCATCCTGCTCGTGCTCGGCGTGGTCATCGCGATGATCATCATCCCCACGTTTGCGCCAAAGATAGCGGATGCCGTCATGGGGCCGCCTCCCGAGATCAGGCCCATTACTCTGCCAGAGCCGACCCTTATGCAGCCATCAGAAAATAGTACGCCTGAGCCCATACCCATCGCAATACCCTGGGACCCGGCGATTGAGCAGTACTATAGGAATAAGCAGATGATAATCGACTCGATAGACACCATATCGCCCATGTACAGCTTCGACTATAAGATATCTCCGGCCATACTGTATAAGCAGGGTGGATATCCCGGGCCAATATATGCATTGAAAGGGTTCACGCCTTATGTTCATGAGCCCACAATATGGGATTCTCTGGCGTATGTGTGGACGAGCATTCTGGCGCTAATCGTCGAGCTGGTTGCGCCGCTGGCCGCATCATACGTCATGTTCATGAGGGCTGATATAAGATGA
- the cobS gene encoding adenosylcobinamide-GDP ribazoletransferase, translating into MDVQQLLTGIRSGFGFLTTVPVNSDEKGFEAFMGNIYLFIIVGALIGAILGVVGIILLWLLPHALVPVLVLACIYLLTGINHIDGLSDFGDGIVASGTAEKKIAAMKDAHAGAGGILFIGMDLLFLYATISLFAGFGGLYLPIGLLIAETCAKVCIATVAAFGASLHQGMGSMLIERTRKEHYLAGLAIAIVICVGAMGLLAFQPFMWRKALMLPLAGFLAVALSVALGLLIVDAATKNFGGVNGDVMGAANEIGRIASMLALGALLWTFL; encoded by the coding sequence ATGGACGTACAGCAATTATTGACGGGCATCAGGTCGGGCTTCGGGTTTTTAACGACAGTCCCGGTCAATTCAGATGAGAAGGGCTTCGAAGCATTCATGGGGAATATTTATCTTTTTATAATCGTTGGGGCGCTGATAGGCGCCATTCTCGGAGTCGTGGGCATAATATTGCTATGGCTTTTACCGCATGCGCTGGTCCCCGTCCTCGTCTTAGCCTGCATTTACCTGTTGACGGGAATAAACCATATCGATGGCCTCTCGGATTTTGGGGACGGGATAGTCGCATCCGGCACGGCCGAAAAGAAGATCGCTGCGATGAAGGACGCCCATGCTGGCGCTGGCGGCATCCTGTTCATAGGGATGGACCTTTTATTTTTATATGCCACGATTTCGCTATTTGCGGGCTTTGGAGGGCTTTATCTGCCGATAGGCCTGCTAATCGCTGAAACATGTGCCAAGGTGTGCATAGCTACGGTGGCCGCGTTCGGGGCGAGCCTACACCAGGGCATGGGCTCGATGCTGATAGAAAGGACGAGAAAGGAGCACTACCTGGCCGGGCTTGCCATCGCCATCGTGATATGTGTAGGCGCGATGGGGCTTCTCGCTTTTCAGCCATTCATGTGGCGGAAGGCTTTGATGTTGCCGCTCGCAGGCTTTTTGGCAGTAGCCTTATCGGTTGCGCTCGGCCTGCTCATCGTGGACGCTGCCACTAAAAACTTCGGCGGCGTGAACGGAGACGTCATGGGGGCGGCAAACGAGATTGGAAGGATAGCGTCCATGCTGGCCCTGGGAGCGCTACTATGGACGTTCTTGTGA
- a CDS encoding sulfide/dihydroorotate dehydrogenase-like FAD/NAD-binding protein: protein MYRIVGKKEIAFNTTLFEVEAPEVARKALAGQFVVVRLDERGERIPLTIADFDRGKGTITMVVLSVGKTTKKLSRLREGDHILDVAGPLGNPAEMVENSLVVCIGGGLGIAPIYPIARELKARGNKVISIIGARSASLLFWEDRMREVSDELYVVTDDGSYGRKGFAVHQLLDLISSGMRIDRVIIIGSAIMMKVTSEATRPYGIKTIVSLNPIMVDGTGMCGSCRVTVGGKTRFACVDGPEFDGHEVDFDELLARLRMYSAEERLADELYMQGVGACQSCQKNL from the coding sequence TTGTATAGGATTGTCGGGAAGAAGGAGATCGCTTTTAATACTACTTTGTTTGAGGTTGAGGCGCCCGAGGTCGCCCGAAAGGCCTTGGCCGGGCAGTTTGTGGTCGTGAGGCTGGACGAGAGGGGCGAGCGTATACCACTTACGATAGCTGATTTTGACCGTGGAAAGGGTACGATAACTATGGTCGTGCTTTCGGTGGGGAAGACTACGAAGAAGCTTTCTAGGCTTAGGGAGGGCGACCATATCCTGGACGTGGCGGGGCCTCTGGGCAATCCTGCCGAGATGGTTGAGAATAGTTTGGTAGTATGTATCGGAGGCGGGCTCGGTATAGCCCCGATTTACCCGATAGCCCGTGAGCTTAAGGCCCGCGGCAATAAGGTCATCTCTATAATAGGGGCGAGGAGCGCTTCCCTGCTTTTCTGGGAGGACCGCATGAGGGAGGTAAGCGATGAGCTTTACGTCGTGACGGATGACGGCTCATATGGGCGAAAAGGGTTTGCGGTCCACCAGCTTCTGGATTTGATAAGCTCCGGGATGAGGATTGACCGCGTGATAATCATAGGCTCGGCCATAATGATGAAGGTGACCTCTGAGGCCACGAGGCCTTATGGCATTAAGACTATCGTGAGCCTGAACCCCATCATGGTGGATGGCACGGGAATGTGCGGGTCGTGCAGGGTTACGGTTGGCGGGAAGACAAGGTTTGCCTGCGTTGATGGCCCTGAGTTTGATGGCCACGAGGTGGACTTTGATGAGCTCCTTGCGAGGCTGAGGATGTATAGTGCTGAGGAGAGATTGGCTGATGAGCTTTATATGCAGGGGGTGGGGGCTTGCCAAAGCTGCCAAAAGAATTTATAG
- a CDS encoding cobalamin biosynthesis protein — translation MIGFMLEALLLAVALDLVFGEPRPAFHPVVWMGRLIGFLDGHAPRRFRRLYGILMALFTVTITAAIGYGIMMALYQLSPLISLLATAFLLKSTFSLSFLWQVSWDIFNDLKAGRLDAVRARLPALVGRDVSGLDEGHMASCVIESLGESFVDGILSPLFYFAIFGLPGALAYRAINTLDSMVGYKDEKHREAGWASARLDDMANFIPARLAVLMTAFVSGHPINAVKTALQDGGKAPSINSGYPMAAFAGSLCVRLEKLGYYVLGEGLKPCSVDDIPKAIRLNQWLSALLLAIITIALWLMPLPLV, via the coding sequence TTGATCGGGTTCATGCTCGAAGCGCTTCTTCTCGCGGTTGCCCTTGACCTCGTCTTCGGGGAGCCGAGGCCAGCGTTCCATCCGGTCGTCTGGATGGGGAGGCTGATAGGCTTCCTCGATGGGCATGCGCCCCGGCGTTTCAGGCGCCTATACGGCATCCTGATGGCGCTGTTCACCGTTACGATCACCGCGGCCATTGGCTATGGCATAATGATGGCACTATACCAGCTATCACCGCTTATTTCCTTGCTGGCCACAGCCTTTTTACTAAAGTCCACGTTTAGCCTATCGTTCCTATGGCAGGTCTCCTGGGATATTTTTAATGACCTGAAGGCCGGCAGGCTCGACGCGGTCCGCGCAAGGCTTCCTGCCCTTGTGGGAAGGGACGTGAGCGGGCTCGACGAGGGCCATATGGCGTCGTGCGTCATAGAATCGCTCGGAGAGAGCTTCGTGGATGGGATACTATCGCCGCTCTTTTATTTTGCCATCTTTGGCCTGCCAGGGGCGCTCGCCTATAGGGCCATCAACACGCTCGACTCCATGGTAGGATATAAAGACGAAAAGCACCGTGAGGCTGGCTGGGCATCTGCCCGTCTTGATGATATGGCCAACTTCATACCGGCACGCCTCGCCGTGCTCATGACAGCGTTTGTATCCGGCCATCCCATAAATGCCGTTAAGACAGCGCTGCAGGATGGCGGGAAAGCGCCCAGCATCAACTCTGGCTATCCCATGGCCGCGTTTGCGGGCTCTCTTTGCGTAAGGCTGGAAAAGCTCGGATACTATGTCCTGGGGGAAGGCTTAAAGCCATGCAGTGTAGATGACATACCTAAGGCTATACGGCTCAACCAGTGGCTTTCAGCTTTGCTCTTAGCCATAATAACGATAGCCTTATGGCTTATGCCATTACCATTGGTTTGA
- a CDS encoding CorA family divalent cation transporter codes for MDSATAQQTQVVVKPPSNFAVALRQDGRVDKLADRTLEEYLGFTRDASVAWIDYTTKDLEKDLERIAQAMGFTQTPIQKMLSGFYSAYEDTDTELGIVLPVVKLEKFDMTVQRLVILIRGNFILTVHNESVAALVRFSRYAQTFIKKLNAYETKDKVTLILERIIDENNDRNFEYLREIEKHGDEISKQLIDENVSKKELAQSIYNMKHVLIGYLNVMWAIKDVVDSLQYGDADLITDDEKLLDRIGVLSINIDRHIELSEQMSNVLASGLEVMQSIYNNKLQTINNRFSLVTAYLTVLGTAALVPNTIATIAGSGVFMDPNAQPVWYWPLLILSTIVATVASFLWVVKVWSKKGDDY; via the coding sequence TTGGATAGCGCGACAGCGCAGCAGACACAGGTAGTGGTGAAGCCGCCCTCCAACTTCGCAGTGGCGCTGAGGCAAGACGGGCGGGTCGACAAGTTGGCCGATAGAACCCTCGAAGAATACCTCGGGTTCACCAGGGATGCGAGCGTGGCATGGATCGACTATACCACAAAGGACCTGGAAAAAGATCTGGAGAGGATAGCCCAGGCGATGGGGTTTACGCAGACGCCTATCCAGAAGATGCTCTCAGGCTTCTACTCGGCGTACGAGGACACGGACACAGAGCTTGGCATCGTGTTGCCTGTGGTAAAGCTCGAAAAGTTCGACATGACGGTACAGCGCCTCGTCATTTTAATCCGTGGCAACTTCATCCTGACGGTCCATAACGAGAGCGTCGCGGCCCTCGTAAGGTTCTCCCGCTACGCCCAGACCTTCATAAAGAAGCTGAACGCCTACGAGACCAAGGATAAGGTGACGCTGATCCTGGAGCGCATAATTGACGAAAACAATGACAGGAACTTCGAGTATTTACGGGAGATAGAGAAGCACGGCGACGAGATAAGCAAGCAGCTCATCGACGAGAACGTGAGCAAGAAGGAGCTCGCGCAGAGCATCTATAACATGAAGCACGTCCTTATAGGCTACTTGAACGTGATGTGGGCCATCAAGGACGTCGTGGACTCGCTACAGTATGGTGACGCTGACCTCATCACTGATGACGAGAAGCTTCTGGACAGGATAGGCGTGCTGTCCATCAACATAGACAGGCACATAGAGTTATCCGAGCAGATGTCAAACGTGCTCGCCTCAGGCCTTGAGGTCATGCAGAGCATCTATAACAATAAGCTTCAGACCATAAATAACCGCTTCTCTCTCGTGACCGCTTACCTCACCGTGCTGGGCACCGCCGCGCTGGTGCCGAACACCATCGCGACCATAGCGGGGAGCGGGGTGTTCATGGACCCGAACGCCCAGCCCGTCTGGTACTGGCCCCTATTGATATTATCGACCATCGTGGCCACTGTCGCATCGTTCCTGTGGGTTGTGAAGGTCTGGTCTAAAAAGGGCGACGACTACTAG
- a CDS encoding ABC transporter ATP-binding protein has protein sequence MEIIRAEALTKIYDGIKAVDGLELSVEKGEVFGFIGPNGAGKTTSIGMMVGLIEPTSGKCFVKGVDVTRNPMEAKRITGYLPDGVGFYSNLTARQNLRYFAKFYDLKDADRRIDELLRYVGLEKVEKPVGTYSRGMKQRLGLAQALLNDPEVIFLDEPTSGLDPQGVIQFRKAIKELSGQGKTVFFSSHILDEVRHVCNTIGIISGGKLVVKGTPEEVRKKMSKEGTVRIVVKVIGDMPRLTDPRIIEASYQDGTAVLTAESDIRDSISEELYRKEYRIKEMRLEEKSLEDIFLETVYGGA, from the coding sequence ATGGAGATCATCAGGGCTGAGGCTCTTACGAAAATATACGATGGCATAAAGGCCGTAGATGGGCTTGAGCTTTCGGTTGAGAAAGGCGAGGTCTTCGGGTTCATAGGGCCCAATGGCGCCGGGAAGACCACCTCGATAGGGATGATGGTGGGGCTAATAGAGCCGACGAGCGGAAAGTGCTTCGTGAAGGGCGTGGACGTGACGAGAAACCCAATGGAGGCGAAGCGCATCACCGGATATCTCCCCGACGGGGTGGGGTTCTACTCCAACCTCACGGCACGCCAGAATTTAAGATACTTCGCTAAGTTCTATGACTTAAAGGACGCGGACAGGCGCATAGACGAGCTATTAAGATACGTCGGCCTCGAAAAGGTCGAAAAGCCCGTGGGCACATACTCGCGGGGCATGAAGCAGCGCCTCGGCCTCGCACAGGCGCTCCTCAACGACCCGGAGGTAATTTTCTTAGACGAGCCAACCAGCGGCCTCGACCCCCAGGGAGTCATCCAGTTCAGGAAGGCGATAAAGGAGCTATCAGGCCAGGGCAAGACCGTCTTCTTCTCATCGCACATCCTCGACGAGGTGCGGCACGTCTGCAATACGATTGGAATAATATCCGGCGGCAAGCTGGTGGTAAAGGGTACGCCGGAAGAGGTCAGGAAAAAGATGAGCAAGGAGGGGACGGTGAGGATAGTGGTCAAAGTAATCGGCGATATGCCCCGGCTTACCGATCCAAGGATAATCGAGGCCTCATACCAGGATGGCACCGCGGTGCTCACCGCAGAATCCGATATAAGGGACAGCATATCCGAGGAGCTATACCGCAAGGAGTACCGGATAAAGGAGATGAGGCTAGAGGAGAAGTCGTTAGAGGATATATTCCTTGAGACGGTGTATGGAGGGGCGTAA
- the mmp11 gene encoding methanogenesis marker protein 11, which produces MRDDTYASKKWVVPYKNIVAIHDGEGYVEIVEQTNCFGGACWAEYHYKRTSPLIVSVRNVGNTMRYLTRVGREELILTPSIAAAGIEAVEVDSDTISITYAGLGGGGVGATISRALAEDVIDYDFTEIGGSRRSKGTIVLPKRKRVLIGVDDTDTKEEGATWSLVHNIAHDLDDKNARYISHSIVQLYPVPFKTQNCVSTVVEFACIDEAKLIRDFERLLRKYTLSPETGMVALARFDAEPLREYGRLVKQKQISREMAERTALEAGAEILIDGRGVIGALAALPYFASPMESVVL; this is translated from the coding sequence ATGAGAGACGACACTTACGCGAGTAAAAAATGGGTCGTGCCTTACAAGAATATCGTGGCCATCCACGATGGCGAAGGATACGTGGAGATCGTCGAGCAGACCAATTGTTTCGGCGGCGCCTGCTGGGCGGAGTACCATTATAAGCGAACGAGCCCTCTCATCGTGAGCGTCAGGAACGTAGGGAATACGATGAGGTACCTGACGCGGGTGGGCAGAGAGGAATTGATTTTAACGCCTTCCATAGCCGCTGCTGGCATCGAGGCCGTGGAGGTGGATAGCGATACGATATCTATAACGTATGCGGGCCTTGGAGGGGGCGGAGTCGGGGCGACGATAAGCCGTGCCCTGGCCGAAGACGTCATCGATTATGATTTTACCGAGATAGGGGGCAGCAGACGCAGCAAAGGGACTATCGTGCTACCGAAGAGAAAAAGGGTTCTCATAGGCGTTGACGACACGGATACGAAGGAAGAGGGGGCTACCTGGTCGCTCGTGCACAACATAGCCCATGACCTGGATGATAAGAACGCACGATACATTTCACACTCTATCGTACAGCTATATCCCGTACCTTTCAAGACGCAGAACTGTGTCTCGACAGTGGTCGAGTTCGCCTGCATTGACGAGGCTAAGCTCATCAGGGATTTCGAGAGGCTGCTGAGGAAATATACCCTTTCACCGGAAACCGGGATGGTGGCGCTTGCGAGGTTCGACGCGGAGCCGCTCAGGGAATATGGGCGGCTGGTCAAGCAGAAGCAGATATCCAGGGAGATGGCGGAGAGGACAGCCCTGGAAGCTGGAGCAGAGATACTCATAGATGGCCGTGGGGTCATTGGGGCGCTGGCGGCGTTGCCCTATTTCGCGAGCCCCATGGAATCGGTGGTCCTGTGA
- a CDS encoding radical SAM protein, whose translation MPMDAKKKAELIEEGGVEVDGPILSHLSRSTAGPGAGLESFFFNSGGHRVRLGVRKSSRFKACSHGEEVVILKDGKEFASGRIEDAIAHCPEQVYVTISERCVFDCKYCPVPKLQGRVKGFEEVMELVENGSKRPGFKAISITSGVWKSPEEELCRVARLVKEMVKYNVPIGVSIYPTDNSSEVLREAGAREVKYNVETVDPNIFEKVCPGLSLEYIKKALEHAVSLFGRNHVFTNILVGLGESDEDVILAVEELADKGIIPILRKVNPHPLRAGEACTENVRGERLLRLAEAERRILDKHGLRADLALTGCLVCTGCDITPHRDI comes from the coding sequence ATGCCCATGGACGCTAAAAAGAAGGCCGAGCTCATTGAGGAGGGTGGCGTCGAGGTAGATGGCCCCATTTTATCGCACTTAAGCAGGTCAACCGCCGGGCCAGGAGCGGGCCTCGAATCTTTTTTCTTTAATTCAGGTGGGCACCGTGTCAGGCTGGGCGTCCGTAAGTCTTCCAGGTTCAAGGCTTGCTCTCATGGGGAAGAAGTTGTCATCTTAAAGGATGGGAAAGAGTTTGCAAGCGGCAGGATCGAAGACGCCATCGCTCATTGCCCTGAGCAGGTCTACGTGACCATAAGTGAGCGCTGCGTGTTCGATTGTAAGTATTGCCCGGTGCCCAAGCTTCAAGGCCGCGTTAAGGGCTTCGAAGAGGTCATGGAGCTGGTCGAAAATGGCTCGAAGCGACCCGGATTTAAGGCGATCTCTATCACGTCAGGCGTATGGAAATCCCCCGAAGAGGAGCTATGCCGCGTGGCCAGGCTCGTGAAAGAGATGGTGAAGTATAACGTGCCTATCGGCGTGTCCATCTATCCTACTGATAATTCCTCCGAGGTCTTGAGGGAGGCCGGGGCGCGCGAGGTAAAATATAACGTTGAGACTGTAGACCCGAATATATTCGAAAAAGTCTGCCCGGGATTGTCCCTGGAGTATATTAAGAAGGCACTGGAGCACGCCGTATCCTTATTTGGCCGCAACCACGTCTTCACCAATATACTGGTCGGCCTGGGCGAGTCCGATGAGGACGTCATCCTCGCAGTCGAAGAGCTCGCCGATAAAGGCATCATTCCGATACTTAGAAAAGTGAATCCTCACCCTCTACGGGCCGGGGAAGCGTGTACGGAAAATGTGAGAGGCGAAAGGCTTTTAAGGCTTGCTGAAGCAGAGCGTAGGATACTCGATAAACATGGCTTAAGGGCTGACCTTGCGTTGACCGGGTGTCTCGTGTGCACCGGGTGCGATATAACGCCACACCGTGATATATAA
- a CDS encoding COG1470 family protein — MKRATCTLLATFMLLGIAMQPAIGDDGYEPWTYYEVGNEVKPLGDYFLRFGIANGSKYVNVSLSGPSVPSEFNEPKQVWAGHYAEYPGMLRVYVDRVEGDKAYVLVSRFSRQDSTAASGTKVSCDVPGQTALGGDVVSFPILIQNNNPSDHTYSLSSFSDIGWKTWFEYGDKGVYKISVPARQSRTVNLMVQTWGNTPVGEKKVVAYVDDIRLEVFVDITSANQSADVSFKVGSKIASIGDKITYDLRIRNVQAKENIYSLSVAGLPDNWYARFKESATSVEELAEVVIPASSDKDLVLEVVPPYSVSAGSYNFTAVVTTPEGVSIKKYLTLTLKSGVGMSVTSSRLAYETKAGQAFDIVVYVSNAGQGTALTNVYIEATAPQGWLIKASPNRTNSIKAGETQTFTLTVQPPGNIVASDYEVNVKVKSDQAEKEKDYRVTVKADSYVPYLGAGILIIVIVGLAIMYKRYGRR, encoded by the coding sequence ATGAAGAGGGCGACGTGCACGCTGCTGGCAACCTTTATGCTCCTTGGCATTGCTATGCAGCCTGCCATCGGAGACGATGGCTACGAGCCGTGGACTTACTATGAGGTAGGGAATGAGGTCAAGCCGCTTGGTGATTATTTCCTGAGGTTCGGGATAGCCAACGGGAGCAAGTATGTTAATGTTTCGCTCAGCGGGCCTTCCGTGCCTTCAGAGTTTAATGAGCCGAAGCAGGTATGGGCCGGCCACTACGCAGAGTATCCTGGCATGCTTCGAGTATACGTTGACCGTGTGGAGGGAGATAAAGCCTACGTTCTCGTTTCAAGGTTCTCCAGGCAGGATAGCACGGCAGCGTCCGGGACGAAGGTGTCCTGTGATGTGCCGGGACAGACAGCCCTTGGGGGCGACGTGGTATCATTTCCCATACTCATCCAGAACAATAACCCATCAGACCATACTTATTCGCTCTCTTCGTTCAGCGATATAGGCTGGAAGACGTGGTTCGAGTATGGCGACAAAGGCGTTTACAAGATAAGCGTCCCCGCCAGACAGTCAAGGACGGTAAACCTGATGGTCCAGACCTGGGGAAACACGCCCGTCGGGGAAAAGAAAGTAGTGGCATATGTGGATGATATAAGGCTAGAGGTGTTCGTAGACATCACCAGCGCCAACCAGTCGGCGGACGTCTCCTTCAAGGTCGGCTCAAAGATAGCCTCCATAGGCGATAAGATAACCTATGACCTGCGCATTAGGAATGTCCAGGCTAAAGAGAACATCTACAGCCTGTCCGTGGCTGGCCTGCCAGACAACTGGTACGCGCGCTTTAAGGAGAGCGCAACTAGCGTGGAGGAGCTGGCAGAGGTCGTAATACCCGCATCCTCAGATAAAGACCTCGTGCTGGAGGTCGTGCCCCCATATAGCGTAAGCGCGGGCAGCTATAATTTTACTGCCGTGGTGACCACGCCGGAAGGCGTGAGCATCAAGAAGTACCTTACTCTTACGCTGAAGAGCGGCGTAGGCATGAGCGTGACAAGCTCCAGGCTAGCCTACGAGACGAAGGCCGGGCAGGCCTTTGACATAGTAGTTTACGTATCGAACGCCGGGCAGGGAACAGCCCTCACAAACGTTTACATTGAAGCTACAGCCCCGCAGGGCTGGCTCATAAAAGCGTCGCCAAACAGGACCAACAGCATTAAGGCGGGCGAGACTCAGACTTTTACCCTGACGGTGCAGCCGCCGGGCAACATAGTGGCCAGCGACTACGAGGTCAACGTAAAGGTGAAATCCGACCAGGCTGAAAAAGAGAAGGATTACAGGGTAACGGTCAAAGCCGACTCGTACGTGCCCTACCTTGGCGCCGGCATCTTAATAATCGTCATCGTGGGCCTCGCAATCATGTACAAGAGATATGGCCGGCGATAA